Within Takifugu flavidus isolate HTHZ2018 chromosome 12, ASM371156v2, whole genome shotgun sequence, the genomic segment cgcgcgcgtgtgtgagcggGTAAATTGTGATGGATGAGGCGTGTTCGGCCCCGCAGTGGCTTCATCATTTCCATGACCAGAGCTCAGAATCCAGAATCCAACAAAGAGAAAATCTATTGATCATTTCAGCCCCAGATGAAGAttattttttcccttcatttttcatatttatttctcCTCATAGCTGCTCATTTGATGTTTGGAATGTAGATTTATTTTTAGTTATATTTTATATTGTATTATATTTGCAGTGTAGTTTTATATTGTTGTATAATTGTTTACATTTTCCCGTCATTTTGTACCAATTTATTCGATTcgtcacattattattattattattattattatattattattattattattattattattattattattgttattattattgccgTTGTTGACTCCTCGTCTTCTGACGTCACTCAGTGACCACGTGCAGCGACCCCAGCCTATCCCCGGACTCTCAAGACCAGCTCCAGGACGACGTGGTGCTCAAGGACACGGAGATCGCCGCCCTGTCCGACAAGGAGACGGTGAACAACGAGAACGACGACCAGAACCTGGGGGGCAAGCGGCGCGGCCCCCGCACCACCATCAAGGCCAAGCAGCTGGAGACGCTGAAGGCGGCGTTCGCTGCCACCCCCAAACCCACCAGACACATCAGGGAGCAGCTGGCCCAGGAGACCGGCCTGAACATGAGGGTGATCCAGGTGAGAGAGGCCCCCGCCGGGGATTATCCCTCTAATCTCCCCATCAGCGCATTCATCCGTCCACAGCGCGCATttatttcccccctcccctcaaacAAACCTTCATCCAAAGGTTCCAGCACTTTCCCTCGGAAATATGGTGGATCATAATGATCAGGGGGGATCCAGAGGTGGACGGGGgtgggctgccccccccccccccccactgcttgATAGGCACTCATTAAAAAGGTGTGATGTAACAGCTTATATTTTATGGTAAAATGTCTCTGCCAGGCTGCTGCCGTGACCGTGAAGGCCtcatccatcaccccccccccccagcctcgtTCATCCTCACATCCTTCACCCCTCTTTAAACAGAGGAGCCCCTTCCCCTCAGAACGCCTGGTCGCATTGAATTCATTAACCCCCCCCGCGcctccaacaaaaaaaaaaaaaagattggcGGACGGACGCGGTTGATTCACAAACGTGTAATTTATACGGGTATTTTTGATTCTTGGCGCACGCACGGGGGCAAAGGCGCCAACTGGCGCGGGGCGcgctgggaacactgggagccTCTGGCACGGCCCCGCCGTCACGTTCTGCGACCACATTTAGCCACGCTGCGCGCGTCCGCGGCCAAGTGGAGAGACGCAAATCTGTTCGGCTGCCTCCTCACAGCCCGAATAATTACCAGAGAAAGAGTTAAACAAAGAGCACCCCGGAAGTGGctcgttattattattattattatcattattattattattattattattgttgcttgtcgttattattattattattattattattattattattattattattattattgttattattattattatttacagaaATCGGTTCTGTTTTTTGACGTCAGACCTTGACGTCACTGTTTTTGAAAATGTGTTATAGCTGATGATATATCACAATAATATATTATGggcatgtggggggggggggggggggggtgcgtaaTTAAAGGACGGTGGCCTATAGATTAGGAAATGATAACCTCCCATAGCGCGCTAATATATTGGTAACAGCCCCTCTATTAAGTATTAATTGGAGATTTTAAggcctcgccgccgccgccttcgtTGGGAGTAAATTGGGGGGGGTTAAAAGATCATTCCCGAGGTTAGATGTGTCGCGCGCTGCCGGATCGGGAATTGGGCGCATTCCTCTCCAGAACATCGCGGCTTTGGCGCCGATTCTGTGCAGGTGCCAAAGTAAATATGACGCCTAATTACACGTGGCCGTGTGTGCACAGCGCGGTTAAAATAATCCTcaacgtgttttttttttttttgttgtgtttgtttgtttgcttgtttgcatatttattcGCGCGTAAAACGCGCGCGGTGGGGGTCAGAGCTCGTCCGACGCCTCCATTTCTCTCCACGTTTTATATTGACGCGCGATCAAAATGGCGCCGCCAGCTTCACCGCGACTGGAGGTGACCCGCGTGTAAAtatctgtgcgtgtgcgttTCCGTGCGTCTCCaggtctggttccagaaccggcGGTCCAAAGAGAGGCGCATGAAGCAGCTGAGCGCGCTGGGAGCGCGGAGACACGCGTTTTTCCGCAGCCCGAGGCGGATGAGGCCGCTGATGGACCGGCTAGAACCCGGGGAGCTGATCCCCAACGGCCCCTTCTCTTACTACGGAGGTGAGCGAGGCTTCataattaacatttattttcttattttctcctcTAAATTATGACGGATTCCAGATGCCATTCAGCCATTTTATactatttatttacagtgttATATTCTTTTTGTTGGAATGGACGCAGAATaattgaatatatattttttaaatgatacatATTTACGCGGTTTGTTGACGGTAGCATTTAATAAAGTCAAGTAAATTTAGGAAGGAAAATCGAGATTTGAAAGATTTAAAAACGACACCATTCAGACAAATCTGCTCGCTCTCTCGTCACTGGATGGGATGGTGTAAAATGGGAGAAACGGGGCGAAAAGCTCGGAAACCTTGGCTCCGAAATGTGGGAATTTCACCGGGCCTTTGTCCTCACGGCTGAAGTCAAACCTCCACCAAAACCCTCctgaatttaaagaaaaaagaaagaacagaaaTCATCCGAGTAGGTAGATGAAATGCTCCTCGTTTTAATTAATTTCgctgcccccccacacccccaccccacccccacccgacGGCGGTCCTGATTTAGGTGTAGCGTGCTCTGAGACGGATGCGGCGAGGGGCTCCCCGCCTCTCTCCTGCAAATTGAGCGGCGTGAATTCAGCAGATTTCCTCGACGCCTCTGAATTATTCCCGTTCTTCCTCTCATCtgctcccttttttccctctctcggATCTGCAGATTATCAAAGCGAGTACTACGGCCCGGGAGGGAACTACGACTTCTTCCCTCAGGGACCCCCGTCCTCGCAGGCTCAGACCCCGGTCGATCTCCCATTCGTGCCCTCCTCAGGCCCCACCGGAACCCCCCTCGGAACTATGGACCACCCCCTGCCGGGACACCACCCCTCCAGCGAGGCACAGCGCTTCTCCGACATCATGTCCCACCATCCGGGGGACTCTCCGAGCCCGGAACCCGGCATCCCGGGGCCCCTGcacagcagcatctcctccGAGGTGTTCGGCCCGAGTCCGCCCTTTACCTCACTGTCGCTGAACGGCGCCGGATACAACAACCACCTGTCCCACCCGCCCTCGGAAATGAACGAGGGCACCGTGTGGTAGCTGCTCCGCGGGGGCCGATCCCACCGGGAAGGGAGGTGAGGTCCGGGGGCCTGTGGGTCAGAGCAGGGACGTG encodes:
- the lhx1a gene encoding LIM/homeobox protein Lhx1; this translates as MVHCAGCERPILDRFLLNVLDRAWHVKCVQCCECKCNLTEKCFSREGRLYCKNDFFRRFGTKCGGCFQGISPNDLVRRARSKVFHLNCFTCMMCNKQLSTGEELYIIDENKFVCKEDYLSNSNVKDTNLLSVTTCSDPSLSPDSQDQLQDDVVLKDTEIAALSDKETVNNENDDQNLGGKRRGPRTTIKAKQLETLKAAFAATPKPTRHIREQLAQETGLNMRVIQVWFQNRRSKERRMKQLSALGARRHAFFRSPRRMRPLMDRLEPGELIPNGPFSYYGDYQSEYYGPGGNYDFFPQGPPSSQAQTPVDLPFVPSSGPTGTPLGTMDHPLPGHHPSSEAQRFSDIMSHHPGDSPSPEPGIPGPLHSSISSEVFGPSPPFTSLSLNGAGYNNHLSHPPSEMNEGTVW